A genomic segment from Leptolyngbya boryana PCC 6306 encodes:
- a CDS encoding alpha/beta hydrolase encodes MEFHPKLLWKILAIALRVYAIVCFVLFLIQSRFIFFPTRTIYQTPADLGLSAEEVWIPVKNWFGKPERIHAWWVQGSKPNLGTVLYFHGNGGTLGGIDQMDRIHQLGFSVLVISYRGYGKSEGGFPSESQVYADAEAAWNYLTQTRNIPPKQITIYGYSIGGAVAIDLATKHPEARALVTQSTFTSLQDMAERNPYFRVFPLEIILTQRFNSIDKVRSLKIPAFFIHGDADELVPPAMSQALYNATPTEKQLLFIPGAKHNDAEFTIEHLETIRKFVDQIQ; translated from the coding sequence ATGGAATTCCATCCAAAACTATTGTGGAAGATTTTAGCGATCGCATTGCGAGTTTACGCGATCGTCTGTTTCGTCTTGTTTCTGATTCAATCTCGATTCATCTTCTTTCCAACCCGTACCATTTACCAAACTCCTGCCGATTTAGGCTTATCTGCCGAAGAAGTCTGGATTCCTGTGAAAAACTGGTTTGGAAAACCGGAGCGAATTCATGCTTGGTGGGTACAAGGCAGCAAGCCGAACTTAGGAACCGTGCTGTATTTTCACGGCAACGGCGGCACGTTAGGCGGCATTGACCAAATGGATCGCATTCATCAGCTTGGATTCTCAGTACTTGTGATTAGCTATCGCGGCTACGGCAAAAGCGAAGGCGGATTTCCCTCAGAATCACAAGTGTATGCCGATGCAGAAGCCGCTTGGAATTATTTAACTCAGACGCGCAATATTCCACCCAAGCAAATCACAATTTATGGATACTCGATCGGCGGTGCAGTCGCCATTGATCTCGCCACAAAACATCCCGAAGCCAGAGCATTAGTCACCCAAAGCACATTCACTTCTCTGCAGGATATGGCAGAAAGAAATCCTTACTTTCGCGTTTTTCCCTTAGAGATCATCTTGACGCAACGATTTAACTCGATCGACAAAGTACGATCGCTGAAAATCCCTGCCTTTTTCATTCATGGCGATGCTGATGAGCTTGTTCCACCTGCGATGAGCCAAGCTTTGTATAACGCAACTCCGACAGAGAAACAATTATTATTTATTCCAGGTGCAAAACATAACGACGCTGAATTTACAATTGAACACTTAGAGACGATTCGCAAATTTGTTGATCAAATTCAATGA
- a CDS encoding type II toxin-antitoxin system RelE/ParE family toxin has translation MPESSAIEILVSLDFQSQLRKLAKRYRSIRSDLQSLFDDLASGNCPGDQIPGTTYTVFKVRVRNSDIQKGKSAGYRVIYQRRDKVCILLVTLYSKSDETNLAASEIREIIDRFNEPANPDL, from the coding sequence ATGCCTGAGTCTTCTGCCATTGAAATCTTAGTTTCACTCGACTTTCAGTCACAACTTCGCAAACTAGCAAAACGATATCGCAGCATTCGATCGGATCTCCAATCTCTATTTGACGATCTCGCAAGCGGCAACTGCCCCGGCGATCAAATTCCTGGCACAACTTACACCGTCTTCAAAGTCCGTGTCAGAAATAGCGACATTCAGAAAGGCAAAAGTGCAGGCTATCGAGTCATTTACCAACGCAGAGACAAAGTTTGCATTCTGCTGGTTACTCTGTATTCCAAATCGGATGAAACTAACCTTGCAGCCAGCGAGATTCGAGAAATCATCGATCGCTTTAATGAACCCGCTAACCCAGATCTCTGA
- a CDS encoding UPF0175 family protein, with amino-acid sequence MQITIDLPDSLHLSEAELLTELAIALFQQKILLIEQAAQVIEMDVDDFYQLLVDRKILTAPSDPDDDPNELILAHLRLSLQDIQAGRVKPISELWDDIDA; translated from the coding sequence ATGCAAATCACGATCGACCTTCCCGACTCTCTTCACCTCAGCGAAGCCGAACTCCTCACCGAACTCGCGATCGCACTCTTCCAACAAAAAATCCTGCTCATCGAGCAAGCTGCCCAAGTTATTGAGATGGATGTTGATGACTTTTACCAGCTTCTTGTAGATCGCAAAATCCTAACTGCTCCAAGCGATCCTGACGACGACCCAAACGAACTCATCCTGGCCCATTTGCGGCTTTCCTTGCAAGACATCCAAGCGGGCAGAGTAAAGCCCATTTCTGAGCTGTGGGACGACATTGATGCCTGA
- a CDS encoding DUF3368 domain-containing protein has product MIIVSNTTPLSELAKIDRLDLLSSLFTKILIPPTVHAELTTGNHPASLLIPKATWIEIRPLQQTERIEQLLKTPGLDRGECAAIALAEEVQADRLLMDERAGRNLAQTLGLPIIGTIGILLLAREQRIISNVSPLLNGLIDQGTWISPAFYQ; this is encoded by the coding sequence GTGATCATTGTTTCCAACACTACACCCCTCAGCGAACTTGCCAAAATCGATCGCCTCGATTTGTTATCTTCCCTCTTTACCAAAATTCTCATCCCACCAACGGTTCACGCAGAACTCACGACCGGAAATCATCCCGCTAGCCTGTTGATTCCGAAGGCAACTTGGATTGAAATACGACCCCTCCAGCAAACCGAAAGAATTGAACAACTTCTAAAAACTCCTGGACTCGATCGAGGGGAATGTGCTGCAATTGCACTCGCAGAAGAAGTGCAAGCCGATCGATTGCTGATGGATGAAAGAGCAGGGCGCAACCTTGCTCAAACTCTAGGCTTACCCATCATTGGAACGATTGGAATTCTGCTTCTTGCCAGAGAGCAACGAATCATCAGTAACGTCTCTCCCTTGCTCAACGGATTAATCGACCAGGGAACCTGGATAAGCCCTGCGTTTTATCAATAA
- a CDS encoding UPF0175 family protein, translated as MRITIDLSPDIQLDDAIRQQAESKARESYIMELLRHGSISTGYAAQSLNLSRLEILDLMAQYKISPFPEQTPEELAQEIAETRNLL; from the coding sequence ATGCGAATCACGATCGACCTCTCACCAGACATTCAATTAGACGATGCCATTCGTCAGCAAGCCGAATCCAAAGCGCGTGAGTCCTACATTATGGAACTCCTACGCCACGGCAGCATTAGCACAGGTTACGCAGCGCAGAGTCTCAACCTCAGCCGTTTAGAAATTTTGGATTTAATGGCACAGTACAAAATCTCACCCTTTCCAGAACAAACTCCAGAAGAACTCGCTCAAGAAATTGCTGAAACTCGCAATCTGCTCTAA